In Streptomyces capitiformicae, one genomic interval encodes:
- a CDS encoding DUF6421 family protein: protein MTEILAQLGTEGAVPSVGRVVEHPAWPVLKDAVERIRPWQSKDGSIDFDADAAPDPADAELAVQDVIGAVQTISPLLPHDAVYHEALVKDLRRWADDGFKVPDFLDSLLAFQPAANRADGLQHLVVFPMYTQNGNPDRNLEAVVLRMVWPDWLAELERTRYDNPLFCGITFEDFTAGYDTNSAVLFPETIAVREAPARFSWGGIFCDREAARFRRVTDAAVDILGLELPEDVAAMVHDQKRCEEAFVLWDMVHDRTHSHGDLPFDPFMIKQRQPFWMYGLEELRCDLTAFKEAVKLEADGVPQARDVQYAVLFDRMFRFPVTGERVRNYDGLGGQLLFAYLHKHDVVRWTDNKLYIDWQRAPQVTNQLCADIEKLYRDGIDRPKLVHWFAGYELVAGYLAPHPGSRWAKGPDALDLTQPPRKLVDDVLPDEFPLSMFYEALAKKLKNVIASTKGITAATAERAAA from the coding sequence ATGACGGAAATTCTTGCGCAACTGGGTACGGAGGGCGCTGTTCCTTCGGTCGGCAGGGTGGTGGAGCACCCGGCCTGGCCCGTGCTCAAGGATGCCGTGGAGCGGATCCGGCCATGGCAGTCCAAGGACGGTTCGATCGACTTCGACGCCGACGCCGCCCCGGACCCCGCGGACGCCGAACTGGCCGTCCAGGACGTGATCGGCGCGGTCCAGACCATCTCGCCGCTGCTGCCGCACGACGCCGTGTACCACGAGGCGCTCGTCAAGGACCTGCGGCGCTGGGCCGACGACGGCTTCAAGGTGCCCGACTTCCTTGACTCGCTGCTGGCCTTCCAGCCGGCTGCCAACCGCGCGGACGGCCTCCAGCACCTGGTCGTCTTCCCGATGTACACGCAGAACGGCAACCCGGACCGCAACCTCGAAGCGGTCGTGCTGCGCATGGTCTGGCCCGACTGGCTGGCCGAACTGGAGCGCACCCGCTACGACAACCCGCTGTTCTGCGGCATCACCTTCGAGGACTTCACCGCCGGCTACGACACCAACTCGGCCGTCCTCTTTCCGGAGACCATCGCCGTGCGCGAGGCCCCGGCCCGCTTCTCCTGGGGCGGCATCTTCTGTGACCGCGAGGCCGCCCGCTTCCGCCGTGTCACCGACGCCGCCGTCGACATCCTCGGCCTCGAACTGCCCGAGGACGTCGCCGCGATGGTCCACGACCAGAAGCGCTGCGAGGAGGCCTTCGTCCTGTGGGACATGGTCCACGACCGCACCCACAGCCACGGCGACCTGCCCTTCGACCCCTTCATGATCAAGCAGCGCCAGCCGTTCTGGATGTACGGCCTCGAAGAGCTGCGCTGCGACCTCACCGCCTTCAAGGAGGCCGTGAAACTGGAGGCCGACGGCGTCCCGCAGGCCCGCGACGTGCAGTACGCGGTGCTCTTCGACCGTATGTTCCGCTTCCCGGTCACCGGCGAGCGTGTCCGCAACTACGACGGGCTCGGTGGCCAGCTCCTCTTCGCCTATCTGCACAAGCATGACGTGGTCCGCTGGACCGACAACAAGCTGTACATCGACTGGCAGCGCGCCCCGCAGGTCACCAACCAGCTCTGCGCCGACATCGAGAAGCTCTACCGCGACGGCATCGACCGCCCGAAGCTCGTCCACTGGTTCGCCGGGTACGAGCTGGTCGCCGGCTACCTCGCCCCGCACCCCGGCTCCCGCTGGGCCAAGGGCCCGGACGCCCTGGATCTGACGCAGCCGCCGCGCAAACTCGTCGACGACGTGCTTCCGGACGAGTTTCCGCTCAGCATGTTCTATGAGGCGCTCGCCAAGAAGCTGAAGAACGTGATCGCCTCGACCAAGGGCATCACTGCGGCGACCGCCGAGCGGGCCGCCGCGTGA